Proteins from a single region of Primulina tabacum isolate GXHZ01 chromosome 5, ASM2559414v2, whole genome shotgun sequence:
- the LOC142545852 gene encoding uncharacterized protein LOC142545852 isoform X2: MRRSEAAIGEMTGGGGGRRQWRRKPMSGGRGTTETKIDINYNHNECPNSNSAIKETPPIFPNITKLPHTSTIELDFYTQARKALSFRPPFLSEESQTSTATVSGSNDLPNELLHLLSRHSDGRKRHKKPHAGTEKKSSAPKQPRAGVLWTETDDYFRELKIEDIEGLEEVSVGFSGSKNCFLIPCLDNDDSVRRRYDALNGLLLRSREIDELNIANGNELNRNGMVKEMLVKEEIEQDSMDVDGDEGENGNKLIKEENHGEMRENDEKKLSSFSGVEWLLGSRNKTYLASERPSKKRKLLGRDAGLEKLLVARPVAGLDSICHYCSYGESGDPLNCLIKCSSCGMVVHQRCYGAQEDVNSSWLCSWCKCKDTVGLTAERPCLLCPKQGGALKPVRKAGFESEDEGSEVEFAHLFCCQWMPEVYLENTRSMEPIMNLDKLKNTRRKPVCTLCKVKCGACVWCSNGACRTSFHPICAREATYRMEIWGKLGCDEVELRAYCSKHSEVQHDSSSQNAEDISSAADMDLSKLDDILMDKVALLDNTNGPSSGPRHVYMEAVDRNDIEGVNAHGALNFTLILKKLIDMRKVDAKDVASEIGVAPGSLNSILTDNHMAPELQCKIVKWLKDHAHIASLQKTLKVKIKPVVGPNTVADVAEGANSVSVEKSDISDAVSVKSVPPRRRTKGNLRISGDEKSGPCKEKVDLTTEQDVDTCVHGGEDLNDPPREFLPGVTEVVIYPVLHEDNLLSDPLKIGDKMSRDLSQCHGLARETKKSEQITNDSLLLTNGEFMASSYVHPIIYSKLLQTKNGMLEKTVDYESSDREVSQYEASSSSGHCCHNHSLRATSGDRLSESDGESLDQLIKARNLSMLKLSPEDEVEGELIYYQQRLLCNAVTKNRLSDDVMMKVVRSLPQELDDVGNKKWDAVLVCRYNHELRETKKQGRKERRHREAQAILAAATAAAAASSRISSFRKDTLEESADQEELLKMNAFDLRPGVYSQLNPRVKETLSVSAVARTSPDTCDTFNFASDISKELPRTCDICGRSETILNPILVCSRCKVTVHLDCYCSIESSTGPWHCELCEELFSSQGPGALTTYSLEKPYLIAECVLCGGTAGAFRKSVDGQWVHALCAEWVLETTYRRGQVNPIQRMETVCKGVYSCIVCCRKQGVCLKCSYGHCQSTFHPTCARSAGFHMIVQTIGGKLQHKAYCEKHGSEQRAKADTQSYGVEELKSLKQIRVELERLRLLCERIIKREKYKRELVTCSHHILASSRDSVLSALARHPFYQPAISSESATTSIQGYTDGYKSGSEIVQRSDDTTVDSTVAGKRRIKISISMDNQRPAYGSASQNFHLPKSMERVSVSGKQIPQRHSVVPRNPSDDVENHSKYNKHTETFEKELVMTSDQASMKNQRLPKGFVYVPVQCLSKDKETVPDASSGEPVEHNV, from the exons ATGCGGCGGTCGGAAGCGGCGATAGGCGAAATGACCGGCGGAGGCGGAGGTAGACGCCAGTGGCGTAGAAAACCGATGTCCGGTGGTAGGGGCACCACCGAGACAAAGATTGATATTAATTACAATCATAACGAGTGCCCTAATTCCAATTCTGCAATTAAGGAAACGCCCCCGATTTTTCCAAATATTACGAAACTGCCCCATACATCTACCATTGAGCTTGATTTCTACACTCAAGCTCGTAAAGCACTATCCTTTCGTCCTCCCTTCCTCTCAGAGGAGTCACAGACATCTACAGCTACGGTTTCTGGCTCCAATGATTTACCCAATGAATTGTTACATTTGCTGAGTAGGCATTCCGATGGTCGCAAAAGGCACAAGAAGCCACATGCTGGCACAGAGAAGAAGTCCTCGGCCCCTAAGCAGCCACGCGCAGGCGTTCTTTGGACTGAGACTGATGATTACTTTCGAGAATTGAAGATTGAGGATATCGAAGGGCTGGAAGAGGTCTCAGTTGGGTTTTCTGGCAGCAAAAATTGTTTTTTGATTCCATGTTTGGATAATGATGATAGTGTTCGTCGACGATATGATGCATTAAATGGATTGCTTTTGCGGTCACGTGAGATTGATGAATTGAATATAGCTAATGGGAATGAATTGAATAGGAATGGGATGGTTAAGGAGATGTTGGTGAAAGAAGAGATTGAGCAAGACTCCATGGATGTGGATGGTGACGAGGGAGAAAATGGAAATAAACTAATTAAAGAAGAAAATCAtggagaaatgagagaaaatgatgagaaaaaaCTTTCTTCGTTTAGTGGTGTAGAATGGCTTTTAGGATCAAGGAATAAAACTTATTTGGCATCAGAGCGGCCTTCTAAGAAAAGGAAACTGCTAGGGAGAGATGCAGGTTTGGAGAAGCTCCTTGTGGCACGTCCAGTTGCAGGGTTAGATTCTATCTGTCATTATTGTAGTTATGGTGAAAGTGGCGACCCCTTGAATTGCTTAATCAAATGTAGTTCTTGTGGGATGGTGGTACACCAGAGGTGTTATGGAGCTCAAGAAGATGTCAATAGTTCTTGGCTGTGTTCGTGGTGTAAATGTAAGGATACTGTGGGTTTGACTGCGGAGAGGCCATGCTTGCTTTGTCCAAAACAAGGTGGTGCCCTGAAGCCTGTGCGCAAGGCAGGTTTTGAGAGTGAGGATGAGGGCTCTGAGGTAGAGTTTGCTCATTTGTTTTGCTGTCAGTGGATGCCTGAGGTCTATTTGGAGAACACTAGATCAATGGAACCAATCATGAATTTAGATAAATTAAAGAATACCAGAAGGAAGCCGGTTTGCACTTTGTGCAAGGTTAAATGTGGTGCCTGTGTCTGGTGCAGTAACG GAGCTTGTAGAACCTCATTCCATCCGATCTGTGCCAGGGAGGCTACATATAGAATGGAGATATGGGGAAAACTTGGATGTGACGAG GTGGAATTGCGTGCATATTGTTCTAAACATTCAGAAGTTCAGCATGATAGTAGCAGTCAGAATGCTGAAGATATTTCTTCTGCAG CTGACATGGATCTTAGTAAGCTGGATGACATTTTGATGGATAAAGTGGCTTTATTAGATAATACTAATGGACCAAGTTCTGGACCCCGTCATGTTTATATGGAGGCGGTAGATAGGAATGACATTGAAGGTGTTAATGCACATGGTGCTCTCAATTTCACTTTGATACTGAAGAAG TTGATTGATATGCGGAAAGTTGATGCAAAAGATGTGGCCTCAGAGATTGGTGTTGCACCGGGTTCATTGAACTCAATTTTAACT GATAATCACATGGCTCCTGAGTTACAATGCAAAATAGTTAAATGGTTAAAAGACCATGCTCATATTGCTAGCTTACAGAAAACTTTGAAAGtgaagatcaaaccagtagtcgGACCCAATACTGTGGCAGATGTAGCTGAAGGTGCTAATTCTGTTTCTGTTGAGAAATCTGATATTTCTGATGCAGTTTCTGTTAAATCTGTTCCTCCCCGGAGAAGAACAAAAGGAAACTTAAGGATTTCGGGAGATGAAAAATCAGGCCCCTGTAAGGAGAAAGTTGATCTAACCACTGAGCAAGATGTTGATACGTGTGTTCATGGTGGAGAGGATTTAAATGATCCACCTCGGGAGTTTTTACCTGGTGTAACCGAG GTGGTGATTTATCCTGTGCTGCATGAAGATAATTTATTGAGCGATCCCTTAAAAATTGGAG ATAAGATGTCGAGAGATCTATCCCAGTGTCATGGTCTAGCTCGGGAGACTAAAAAATCAGAACAGATTACTAATGATTCGCTCTTGTTGAC AAATGGGGAATTTATGGCCAGTTCATATGTGCATCCAATTATCTACAGCAAACTGTTACAGACAAAGAATGGCATGCTTGAGAAGACTGTGGATTACGAGTCTTCAG ACCGAGAAGTTTCACAGTACGAAGCATCTTCTAGTTCAGGCCACTGTTGTCATAATCATAGCTTGCGTGCAACTTCTGGTGACAGGCTATCTGAATCTGACGGAGAAAGTCTTGACCAATTGATCAAGGCGAGAAATCTTAGCATGCTGAAATTGTCTCCTGAAGACGAAGTGGAAGGAGAACTTATTTATTATCAGCAAAGGCTCCTTTGCAACGCTGTTACAAAAAACCGCCTAAGTG ATGATGTGATGATGAAGGTTGTTAGGAGTCTTCCGCAGGAGCTTGACGACGTAGGAAATAAAAAATGGGATGCTGTGTTAGTTTGCCGATATAATCACGAGCTTAGGGAAACAAAAAAGCAGGGCAGGAAAGAGCGTCGGCATAGGGAAGCTCAGGCTATATTGGCTGCTGCAACTGCTGCAGCTGCTGCTTCATCTAGAATATCATCATTTAGGAAAGACACGCTCGAAGAATCAGCAGACCAGGAG GAACTTTTGAAAATGAATGCCTTTGACTTAAGGCCTGGGGTTTACTCTCAGTTGAATCCTCGGGTGAAAGAGACTCTTTCTGTGTCTGCTGTTGCCAGAACCTCTCCAGATACATGTGATACTTTCAATTTTGCTTCAGATATTTCAAAAGAACTTCCTAGAACCTGTGATATATGTGGACGTTCTGAGACAATTTTGAACCCAATTTTAGTTTGTTCCAGATGCAAG GTTACTGTACACTTGGATTGCTATTGTAGCATCGAAAGCTCAACGGGGCCATGGCATTGTGAATTATGTGAAGAATTATTTTCTTCTCAAGGTCCTGGAGCTCTGACCACATACTCTTTAGAGAAGCCTTACTTGATCGCAGAATGTGTTTTATGTGGTGGTACTGCTGGTGCTTTTAGGAAGTCAGTAGATGGTCAATGGGTACATGCCTTATGTGCTGAA TGGGTGTTGGAAACAACTTACAGAAGAGGACAAGTCAATCCTATCCAGCGAATG GAAACTGTCTGCAAGGGAGTTTATTCTTGCATCGTTTGCTGTCGAAAACAGGGTGTCTGCCTTAAG TGTAGTTATGGTCACTGCCAGAGCACGTTTCATCCTACTTGTGCTAGAAGTGCTGGATTCCACATGATCGTGCAGACTATTGGGGGAAAGTTGCAGCACAAGGCATACTGTGAAAAGCATGGTTCAGAGCAGAGAGCCAAG GCTGACACTCAAAGTTATGGTGTTGAAGAGCTTAAGAGCCTTAAGCAAATTCGG GTTGAACTGGAAAGATTGCGTCTTCTATGTGAAAGAATTATCAAAAGGGAGAAATATAAG cGCGAATTGGTTACTTGCTCACATCATATTCTTGCTTCAAGTCGAGACTCTGTTCTATCTGCTTTGGCTCGTCACCCTTTTTATCAGCCTGCAATTAGTTCGGAATCAGCTACAACCTCAATCCAAGGCTACACTGATGGCTACAAATCAGGCAGCGAAATAGTACAAAGATCAGACGACACTACGGTTGATAGCACAGTTGCAGGTAAAAGGCGGATTAAAATTTCCATCTCTATGGACAACCAAAGACCAGCCTACGGTTCTGCATCCCAAAACTTTCATTTGCCAAAATCTATGGAGAGGGTTTCAGTTTCTGGGAAGCAAATTCCACAGAGACATTCCGTTGTGCCTCGGAATCCTTCAGATGATGTGGAAAATCATTCTAAATATAATAAA CATACTGAAACTTTCGAAAAAGAGCTTGTAATGACCTCAGACCAAGCATCTATGAAGAATCAGCGGCTACCAAAAGGATTTGTTTATGTTCCGGTTCAGTGCCTTTCTAAGGACAAGGAAACTGTTCCAGACGCATCTTCAGGTGAACCTGTGGAACATAATGTGTAG
- the LOC142545852 gene encoding uncharacterized protein LOC142545852 isoform X1 produces the protein MRRSEAAIGEMTGGGGGRRQWRRKPMSGGRGTTETKIDINYNHNECPNSNSAIKETPPIFPNITKLPHTSTIELDFYTQARKALSFRPPFLSEESQTSTATVSGSNDLPNELLHLLSRHSDGRKRHKKPHAGTEKKSSAPKQPRAGVLWTETDDYFRELKIEDIEGLEEVSVGFSGSKNCFLIPCLDNDDSVRRRYDALNGLLLRSREIDELNIANGNELNRNGMVKEMLVKEEIEQDSMDVDGDEGENGNKLIKEENHGEMRENDEKKLSSFSGVEWLLGSRNKTYLASERPSKKRKLLGRDAGLEKLLVARPVAGLDSICHYCSYGESGDPLNCLIKCSSCGMVVHQRCYGAQEDVNSSWLCSWCKCKDTVGLTAERPCLLCPKQGGALKPVRKAGFESEDEGSEVEFAHLFCCQWMPEVYLENTRSMEPIMNLDKLKNTRRKPVCTLCKVKCGACVWCSNGACRTSFHPICAREATYRMEIWGKLGCDEVELRAYCSKHSEVQHDSSSQNAEDISSAADMDLSKLDDILMDKVALLDNTNGPSSGPRHVYMEAVDRNDIEGVNAHGALNFTLILKKLIDMRKVDAKDVASEIGVAPGSLNSILTDNHMAPELQCKIVKWLKDHAHIASLQKTLKVKIKPVVGPNTVADVAEGANSVSVEKSDISDAVSVKSVPPRRRTKGNLRISGDEKSGPCKEKVDLTTEQDVDTCVHGGEDLNDPPREFLPGVTEVVIYPVLHEDNLLSDPLKIGDKMSRDLSQCHGLARETKKSEQITNDSLLLTNGEFMASSYVHPIIYSKLLQTKNGMLEKTVDYESSDFTDREVSQYEASSSSGHCCHNHSLRATSGDRLSESDGESLDQLIKARNLSMLKLSPEDEVEGELIYYQQRLLCNAVTKNRLSDDVMMKVVRSLPQELDDVGNKKWDAVLVCRYNHELRETKKQGRKERRHREAQAILAAATAAAAASSRISSFRKDTLEESADQEELLKMNAFDLRPGVYSQLNPRVKETLSVSAVARTSPDTCDTFNFASDISKELPRTCDICGRSETILNPILVCSRCKVTVHLDCYCSIESSTGPWHCELCEELFSSQGPGALTTYSLEKPYLIAECVLCGGTAGAFRKSVDGQWVHALCAEWVLETTYRRGQVNPIQRMETVCKGVYSCIVCCRKQGVCLKCSYGHCQSTFHPTCARSAGFHMIVQTIGGKLQHKAYCEKHGSEQRAKADTQSYGVEELKSLKQIRVELERLRLLCERIIKREKYKRELVTCSHHILASSRDSVLSALARHPFYQPAISSESATTSIQGYTDGYKSGSEIVQRSDDTTVDSTVAGKRRIKISISMDNQRPAYGSASQNFHLPKSMERVSVSGKQIPQRHSVVPRNPSDDVENHSKYNKHTETFEKELVMTSDQASMKNQRLPKGFVYVPVQCLSKDKETVPDASSGEPVEHNV, from the exons ATGCGGCGGTCGGAAGCGGCGATAGGCGAAATGACCGGCGGAGGCGGAGGTAGACGCCAGTGGCGTAGAAAACCGATGTCCGGTGGTAGGGGCACCACCGAGACAAAGATTGATATTAATTACAATCATAACGAGTGCCCTAATTCCAATTCTGCAATTAAGGAAACGCCCCCGATTTTTCCAAATATTACGAAACTGCCCCATACATCTACCATTGAGCTTGATTTCTACACTCAAGCTCGTAAAGCACTATCCTTTCGTCCTCCCTTCCTCTCAGAGGAGTCACAGACATCTACAGCTACGGTTTCTGGCTCCAATGATTTACCCAATGAATTGTTACATTTGCTGAGTAGGCATTCCGATGGTCGCAAAAGGCACAAGAAGCCACATGCTGGCACAGAGAAGAAGTCCTCGGCCCCTAAGCAGCCACGCGCAGGCGTTCTTTGGACTGAGACTGATGATTACTTTCGAGAATTGAAGATTGAGGATATCGAAGGGCTGGAAGAGGTCTCAGTTGGGTTTTCTGGCAGCAAAAATTGTTTTTTGATTCCATGTTTGGATAATGATGATAGTGTTCGTCGACGATATGATGCATTAAATGGATTGCTTTTGCGGTCACGTGAGATTGATGAATTGAATATAGCTAATGGGAATGAATTGAATAGGAATGGGATGGTTAAGGAGATGTTGGTGAAAGAAGAGATTGAGCAAGACTCCATGGATGTGGATGGTGACGAGGGAGAAAATGGAAATAAACTAATTAAAGAAGAAAATCAtggagaaatgagagaaaatgatgagaaaaaaCTTTCTTCGTTTAGTGGTGTAGAATGGCTTTTAGGATCAAGGAATAAAACTTATTTGGCATCAGAGCGGCCTTCTAAGAAAAGGAAACTGCTAGGGAGAGATGCAGGTTTGGAGAAGCTCCTTGTGGCACGTCCAGTTGCAGGGTTAGATTCTATCTGTCATTATTGTAGTTATGGTGAAAGTGGCGACCCCTTGAATTGCTTAATCAAATGTAGTTCTTGTGGGATGGTGGTACACCAGAGGTGTTATGGAGCTCAAGAAGATGTCAATAGTTCTTGGCTGTGTTCGTGGTGTAAATGTAAGGATACTGTGGGTTTGACTGCGGAGAGGCCATGCTTGCTTTGTCCAAAACAAGGTGGTGCCCTGAAGCCTGTGCGCAAGGCAGGTTTTGAGAGTGAGGATGAGGGCTCTGAGGTAGAGTTTGCTCATTTGTTTTGCTGTCAGTGGATGCCTGAGGTCTATTTGGAGAACACTAGATCAATGGAACCAATCATGAATTTAGATAAATTAAAGAATACCAGAAGGAAGCCGGTTTGCACTTTGTGCAAGGTTAAATGTGGTGCCTGTGTCTGGTGCAGTAACG GAGCTTGTAGAACCTCATTCCATCCGATCTGTGCCAGGGAGGCTACATATAGAATGGAGATATGGGGAAAACTTGGATGTGACGAG GTGGAATTGCGTGCATATTGTTCTAAACATTCAGAAGTTCAGCATGATAGTAGCAGTCAGAATGCTGAAGATATTTCTTCTGCAG CTGACATGGATCTTAGTAAGCTGGATGACATTTTGATGGATAAAGTGGCTTTATTAGATAATACTAATGGACCAAGTTCTGGACCCCGTCATGTTTATATGGAGGCGGTAGATAGGAATGACATTGAAGGTGTTAATGCACATGGTGCTCTCAATTTCACTTTGATACTGAAGAAG TTGATTGATATGCGGAAAGTTGATGCAAAAGATGTGGCCTCAGAGATTGGTGTTGCACCGGGTTCATTGAACTCAATTTTAACT GATAATCACATGGCTCCTGAGTTACAATGCAAAATAGTTAAATGGTTAAAAGACCATGCTCATATTGCTAGCTTACAGAAAACTTTGAAAGtgaagatcaaaccagtagtcgGACCCAATACTGTGGCAGATGTAGCTGAAGGTGCTAATTCTGTTTCTGTTGAGAAATCTGATATTTCTGATGCAGTTTCTGTTAAATCTGTTCCTCCCCGGAGAAGAACAAAAGGAAACTTAAGGATTTCGGGAGATGAAAAATCAGGCCCCTGTAAGGAGAAAGTTGATCTAACCACTGAGCAAGATGTTGATACGTGTGTTCATGGTGGAGAGGATTTAAATGATCCACCTCGGGAGTTTTTACCTGGTGTAACCGAG GTGGTGATTTATCCTGTGCTGCATGAAGATAATTTATTGAGCGATCCCTTAAAAATTGGAG ATAAGATGTCGAGAGATCTATCCCAGTGTCATGGTCTAGCTCGGGAGACTAAAAAATCAGAACAGATTACTAATGATTCGCTCTTGTTGAC AAATGGGGAATTTATGGCCAGTTCATATGTGCATCCAATTATCTACAGCAAACTGTTACAGACAAAGAATGGCATGCTTGAGAAGACTGTGGATTACGAGTCTTCAG ATTTTACAGACCGAGAAGTTTCACAGTACGAAGCATCTTCTAGTTCAGGCCACTGTTGTCATAATCATAGCTTGCGTGCAACTTCTGGTGACAGGCTATCTGAATCTGACGGAGAAAGTCTTGACCAATTGATCAAGGCGAGAAATCTTAGCATGCTGAAATTGTCTCCTGAAGACGAAGTGGAAGGAGAACTTATTTATTATCAGCAAAGGCTCCTTTGCAACGCTGTTACAAAAAACCGCCTAAGTG ATGATGTGATGATGAAGGTTGTTAGGAGTCTTCCGCAGGAGCTTGACGACGTAGGAAATAAAAAATGGGATGCTGTGTTAGTTTGCCGATATAATCACGAGCTTAGGGAAACAAAAAAGCAGGGCAGGAAAGAGCGTCGGCATAGGGAAGCTCAGGCTATATTGGCTGCTGCAACTGCTGCAGCTGCTGCTTCATCTAGAATATCATCATTTAGGAAAGACACGCTCGAAGAATCAGCAGACCAGGAG GAACTTTTGAAAATGAATGCCTTTGACTTAAGGCCTGGGGTTTACTCTCAGTTGAATCCTCGGGTGAAAGAGACTCTTTCTGTGTCTGCTGTTGCCAGAACCTCTCCAGATACATGTGATACTTTCAATTTTGCTTCAGATATTTCAAAAGAACTTCCTAGAACCTGTGATATATGTGGACGTTCTGAGACAATTTTGAACCCAATTTTAGTTTGTTCCAGATGCAAG GTTACTGTACACTTGGATTGCTATTGTAGCATCGAAAGCTCAACGGGGCCATGGCATTGTGAATTATGTGAAGAATTATTTTCTTCTCAAGGTCCTGGAGCTCTGACCACATACTCTTTAGAGAAGCCTTACTTGATCGCAGAATGTGTTTTATGTGGTGGTACTGCTGGTGCTTTTAGGAAGTCAGTAGATGGTCAATGGGTACATGCCTTATGTGCTGAA TGGGTGTTGGAAACAACTTACAGAAGAGGACAAGTCAATCCTATCCAGCGAATG GAAACTGTCTGCAAGGGAGTTTATTCTTGCATCGTTTGCTGTCGAAAACAGGGTGTCTGCCTTAAG TGTAGTTATGGTCACTGCCAGAGCACGTTTCATCCTACTTGTGCTAGAAGTGCTGGATTCCACATGATCGTGCAGACTATTGGGGGAAAGTTGCAGCACAAGGCATACTGTGAAAAGCATGGTTCAGAGCAGAGAGCCAAG GCTGACACTCAAAGTTATGGTGTTGAAGAGCTTAAGAGCCTTAAGCAAATTCGG GTTGAACTGGAAAGATTGCGTCTTCTATGTGAAAGAATTATCAAAAGGGAGAAATATAAG cGCGAATTGGTTACTTGCTCACATCATATTCTTGCTTCAAGTCGAGACTCTGTTCTATCTGCTTTGGCTCGTCACCCTTTTTATCAGCCTGCAATTAGTTCGGAATCAGCTACAACCTCAATCCAAGGCTACACTGATGGCTACAAATCAGGCAGCGAAATAGTACAAAGATCAGACGACACTACGGTTGATAGCACAGTTGCAGGTAAAAGGCGGATTAAAATTTCCATCTCTATGGACAACCAAAGACCAGCCTACGGTTCTGCATCCCAAAACTTTCATTTGCCAAAATCTATGGAGAGGGTTTCAGTTTCTGGGAAGCAAATTCCACAGAGACATTCCGTTGTGCCTCGGAATCCTTCAGATGATGTGGAAAATCATTCTAAATATAATAAA CATACTGAAACTTTCGAAAAAGAGCTTGTAATGACCTCAGACCAAGCATCTATGAAGAATCAGCGGCTACCAAAAGGATTTGTTTATGTTCCGGTTCAGTGCCTTTCTAAGGACAAGGAAACTGTTCCAGACGCATCTTCAGGTGAACCTGTGGAACATAATGTGTAG